A window of Deltaproteobacteria bacterium contains these coding sequences:
- the uppS gene encoding di-trans,poly-cis-decaprenylcistransferase yields the protein MAVGVTQPVARPARVLPTLAAWPGAAWQVFKDVVKWPFYALYEYRLSQEAATWRKPQHIGVIMDGNRRYARQYGFTDLSEGHAHGARHLYDVLKWCRDFDIGVMTVWALSLDNFARDEAELRGLFELFEAKFHEIVDHEEIHRYRVKVRYIGSYERLPASLQAAIDAAQAATAHYEDFVLNVAIAYGGREEITDAFRRYLHDQAQSGHSLAEVADGLLPTAVDPYLYTSGLPDPDLIIRTSGEVRIGGFLLWQSVYSEFYFCDTYWPAFRRIDFLRALRSFDQRKRRFGK from the coding sequence ATGGCCGTTGGCGTAACTCAACCGGTTGCCCGCCCGGCGCGCGTGCTGCCCACGCTCGCCGCGTGGCCGGGTGCTGCGTGGCAAGTGTTCAAGGATGTCGTCAAGTGGCCGTTCTACGCGCTCTACGAATACCGCCTGAGCCAAGAGGCGGCGACGTGGCGCAAGCCGCAACACATCGGCGTCATCATGGACGGCAATCGGCGCTACGCGCGCCAGTATGGTTTCACCGATCTCAGCGAGGGCCACGCGCACGGCGCCCGCCACCTCTACGACGTGCTCAAGTGGTGCCGCGACTTCGACATCGGCGTGATGACGGTGTGGGCGCTCTCGCTCGACAACTTCGCGCGTGACGAAGCCGAGTTGCGCGGGCTGTTCGAATTGTTCGAGGCCAAATTCCACGAGATCGTCGATCACGAAGAGATTCACCGCTATCGCGTCAAGGTGCGCTACATCGGCAGTTACGAACGGTTGCCGGCGAGTCTGCAAGCCGCGATCGATGCGGCGCAAGCGGCGACCGCGCACTACGAGGACTTCGTGCTCAACGTGGCGATCGCGTACGGCGGACGCGAGGAGATCACCGACGCGTTTCGGCGCTACTTGCACGATCAAGCGCAGTCGGGTCATTCGCTCGCCGAGGTCGCCGACGGCTTGCTGCCGACCGCCGTCGATCCGTATCTCTACACCTCCGGCCTGCCCGATCCCGACCTGATCATTCGCACCAGCGGCGAAGTCCGCATCGGCGGCTTTCTGCTGTGGCAAAGCGTGTACAGCGAGTTCTACTTCTGCGACACCTACTGGCCCGCGTTCCGTCGCATTGATTTTCTCCGCGCGCTGCGCTCCTTCGATCAACGCAAGCGGCGGTTCGGGAAGTAG